One window of the Streptomyces sp. ITFR-21 genome contains the following:
- a CDS encoding alkene reductase, which yields MTTAFDPIELAGLSLANRIVMAPMTRSRAFGPGQSPTDAAVAYYAQRASAGLIITEGTQPSAAGQGYPDTPGLHSAGQVAAWRKVTDAVHTAGGRIFAQLMHTGRIGHPSVSPHGLVPVSPSAVAPKGRIYTADGPKEYVVPEELDEDGIWRTIADHVSAARNAIDAGFDGVEVHGANGYLVHQFLAPNSNLRTDGWGGDHEGRARFAAELVRAVAEAIGPHRTGLRISPGNPLGDIDEPDPGPTYLALLRALEPVGPAYLHITETGDRALTLELRKRFGGVVILNARTDGRPSGPEELALVEDGTADMVSYGALFLANPDLPRRLRSGGPFNAPDRATYYGGDERGYTDYPALA from the coding sequence GTGACCACCGCGTTCGACCCCATCGAGCTGGCAGGGCTGAGCCTGGCCAACCGGATCGTGATGGCGCCGATGACCAGGAGCCGAGCGTTCGGGCCGGGGCAGAGCCCCACGGACGCGGCGGTGGCGTACTACGCGCAGCGCGCCTCCGCCGGGCTGATCATCACCGAGGGCACGCAGCCGTCAGCCGCCGGACAGGGGTACCCGGACACCCCGGGGCTGCACAGCGCGGGGCAGGTCGCCGCCTGGCGGAAGGTCACGGACGCCGTGCACACCGCCGGCGGCCGGATCTTCGCGCAGCTGATGCACACCGGCCGGATCGGGCACCCGTCGGTGTCCCCGCACGGGCTGGTCCCGGTGAGCCCCTCCGCCGTCGCGCCGAAGGGGCGGATCTACACCGCCGACGGGCCCAAGGAGTACGTGGTACCCGAGGAGTTGGACGAGGACGGCATTTGGCGGACCATCGCCGACCACGTGTCCGCCGCCCGCAACGCGATCGACGCCGGCTTCGACGGGGTCGAGGTGCACGGCGCCAACGGCTACCTCGTCCACCAGTTCCTGGCACCCAACTCCAACCTGCGCACCGACGGCTGGGGCGGGGACCACGAGGGCCGGGCCCGGTTCGCGGCGGAGCTGGTACGGGCCGTGGCCGAGGCGATCGGCCCGCACCGTACGGGGCTGCGGATCTCCCCCGGCAACCCGCTCGGCGACATCGACGAGCCCGACCCCGGGCCCACGTACCTGGCGCTGCTCCGCGCCCTGGAGCCGGTCGGCCCGGCCTATCTGCACATCACCGAGACCGGGGACCGGGCGCTGACCCTGGAGCTGCGCAAGCGGTTCGGCGGCGTGGTCATCCTCAACGCCCGTACCGACGGCCGCCCTTCGGGTCCCGAGGAGCTGGCGCTGGTCGAGGACGGCACCGCCGACATGGTGTCGTACGGCGCCCTCTTCCTCGCCAACCCCGACCTGCCCCGCAGGCTCCGCTCGGGCGGCCCGTTCAACGCCCCGGACCGGGCCACCTACTACGGCGGCGACGAGCGCGGCTACACCGACTACCCGGCGCTGGCCTGA
- a CDS encoding histidine phosphatase family protein: MNGGNGGRGRRIVLWRHGQTAWNLEQRFQGTTDIELTGTGVAQARRAARLLAALSPDAIISSDLRRAAATAAELSALTGLPVTSCEGLRETYAGVWQGLTHAEILDRYGEQYEAWKRGEPVRRGGGELETEVADRAAPLVLNAADKLPDGGVLVVVSHGGTIRTTIGRLLGLDPVSWESLGGLTNCCWSVLGEGVRGWRLNEHNAGTLPEAVLGDDS; the protein is encoded by the coding sequence CTGAACGGCGGCAACGGCGGCCGGGGGCGCCGCATCGTCTTGTGGCGGCACGGCCAGACCGCGTGGAACCTGGAACAGCGCTTCCAGGGCACCACCGACATCGAGCTGACCGGGACGGGCGTCGCCCAGGCGCGCCGCGCCGCCCGGCTGCTGGCCGCGCTGAGCCCGGACGCCATCATCTCCTCCGACCTGCGCCGGGCGGCGGCCACCGCGGCCGAGCTGTCCGCGCTCACCGGCCTGCCCGTCACCTCCTGCGAGGGCCTGCGGGAGACCTACGCGGGCGTCTGGCAGGGCCTGACCCACGCCGAGATCCTCGACCGGTACGGCGAGCAGTACGAGGCGTGGAAGCGCGGCGAGCCGGTGCGGCGCGGCGGCGGCGAGCTGGAGACCGAGGTCGCCGACCGGGCCGCGCCTCTTGTGCTGAACGCCGCCGACAAACTGCCCGACGGCGGCGTGCTCGTCGTGGTCAGCCACGGCGGCACCATCCGCACCACCATCGGCCGGCTGCTCGGTCTGGATCCGGTCAGCTGGGAGTCCCTCGGCGGCCTCACCAACTGCTGCTGGTCGGTGCTCGGCGAGGGCGTCCGGGGCTGGCGGCTCAACGAGCACAACGCCGGCACCCTGCCCGAAGCGGTGCTCGGCGACGACTCCTAG
- the rsfS gene encoding ribosome silencing factor produces MTATDRSIELTRHAAQAAADKLAHDIIAYDVSDVLSITDAFLVASAPNDRQVKAIVDGIEETLLKELDVKPVRREGERDGRWVLLDYIDIVVHVQHSEERVFYALERLWKDCPEIELPEEAVATRGKAEAHARASAAGEDEGA; encoded by the coding sequence GTGACCGCCACTGACCGCTCCATCGAGCTGACCCGGCACGCCGCCCAGGCCGCGGCCGACAAGCTCGCGCACGACATCATCGCCTACGACGTCAGCGACGTGCTCTCCATCACCGACGCCTTCCTGGTCGCCTCCGCGCCCAACGACCGGCAGGTCAAGGCCATCGTGGACGGCATCGAGGAGACCCTGCTCAAGGAGCTGGACGTCAAGCCCGTGCGGCGCGAGGGCGAGCGGGACGGGCGCTGGGTGCTGCTCGACTACATCGACATCGTCGTCCACGTGCAGCACTCGGAGGAGCGGGTCTTCTACGCGCTGGAGCGGCTGTGGAAGGACTGCCCGGAGATCGAGCTGCCCGAGGAGGCGGTGGCCACCCGCGGCAAGGCGGAGGCCCACGCGCGGGCCTCCGCCGCGGGCGAGGACGAGGGAGCCTGA
- a CDS encoding LCP family protein yields MNDANPRWQYAEGGPDNESDPYAQDPYYQQQHYGYDAYGRPLAPQQDLQQQEYADPYYTDPSQTYGGQQQGAPQQGGQHQGGQPPGWIPQQPQRPYYEQPQQPQGYGTGQQAPYQTGQQPVYDTGRQQAYETGRQPLYGTGQQPVYDTGQQQAYDTGPQPQGYDTGQQAPYQTGQQPVYDTGQQQIYDTGQQPPYGTGQQPLHNTGPQPLGPEAPAAPEPAAEPAAGYHTEQFSFLDEASEESEEVIDWLKFSESRTERREEARRRSHNRKVGLAVLLVLAVLGAGGYLWHAGRIPGLNQAGTAPVASGGAQKRDVIVVHMLPVNGGPSSTALLVDNATKGRGTTVLIPGGLQVGADDGTTTTLDKSVADGVGPTRDALNALLGTDIKGSWRLDSPYLELLVDSLGDVFVNTDTAVKGTGKDSGTTLVPKGPQEELTGQAAVAYATYKGPGESQTDQLARFGQVMQAVLKKMPSDADDATRTVQGLSQILDPSLTDKQLGASLAQLAELAKTGAYDTAMMAVQPDGTLGAQAAGSVVKDVLGGNVKQTGGSSAQARVQIQDATGTAKAADIAQAAIVNGGTYVYVPGGKAASTQPLSQVRYADPARLAAAKDVAATLGLPASAVQPGTVPSNADVVVVLGKDYKLPSDD; encoded by the coding sequence GTGAACGACGCAAACCCCCGTTGGCAGTATGCCGAGGGCGGTCCCGACAACGAGAGCGACCCTTACGCGCAGGACCCTTACTACCAGCAGCAGCACTACGGTTACGACGCGTACGGCAGGCCCCTCGCGCCACAGCAGGATCTCCAGCAGCAGGAGTACGCGGATCCGTACTACACCGACCCCTCGCAGACGTACGGCGGCCAGCAGCAGGGCGCCCCGCAGCAGGGCGGACAGCACCAGGGCGGCCAGCCGCCGGGCTGGATCCCGCAGCAGCCCCAGCGCCCGTACTACGAGCAGCCGCAGCAGCCGCAGGGATACGGCACGGGACAGCAGGCCCCGTACCAGACGGGTCAGCAGCCGGTTTACGACACCGGCCGGCAGCAGGCGTACGAGACGGGTCGGCAGCCTCTCTATGGCACCGGGCAGCAGCCGGTCTACGACACCGGGCAGCAGCAGGCGTACGACACCGGCCCGCAGCCGCAGGGATACGACACGGGACAGCAGGCCCCGTACCAGACGGGTCAGCAGCCGGTTTACGACACCGGGCAGCAGCAGATATACGACACCGGGCAGCAGCCTCCTTATGGCACCGGGCAGCAGCCGCTCCACAACACCGGCCCGCAGCCGCTGGGGCCCGAGGCGCCGGCCGCGCCCGAACCGGCGGCGGAGCCCGCGGCCGGCTATCACACCGAGCAGTTCTCCTTCCTCGACGAGGCGTCGGAGGAGTCCGAAGAGGTCATCGACTGGCTGAAGTTCTCCGAGTCGCGCACCGAGCGCCGGGAGGAGGCCAGGCGGCGCAGCCACAACCGCAAGGTCGGCCTGGCGGTCCTGCTGGTGCTGGCCGTGCTCGGGGCCGGCGGCTATCTGTGGCACGCGGGCAGAATCCCCGGCCTCAACCAGGCCGGCACCGCGCCGGTCGCCTCCGGCGGCGCCCAGAAGCGCGACGTGATCGTCGTCCACATGCTGCCGGTCAACGGCGGCCCCAGCTCCACCGCGCTGCTGGTCGACAACGCCACCAAGGGCCGCGGCACCACCGTACTGATCCCGGGCGGGCTCCAGGTCGGCGCCGACGACGGCACCACGACCACCCTGGACAAGTCCGTCGCCGACGGCGTGGGCCCCACCCGGGACGCGCTCAACGCGCTGCTCGGCACCGACATCAAGGGCAGCTGGCGGCTGGACTCGCCGTACCTGGAACTCCTGGTCGACTCGCTCGGCGACGTCTTCGTGAACACCGACACCGCGGTCAAGGGCACCGGCAAGGACAGCGGGACGACCCTGGTGCCCAAGGGCCCCCAGGAGGAGCTGACCGGCCAGGCCGCCGTGGCGTACGCCACGTACAAGGGGCCGGGGGAGTCGCAGACCGACCAGCTCGCCCGCTTCGGCCAGGTGATGCAGGCGGTGCTGAAGAAGATGCCCAGCGACGCCGACGACGCCACCAGGACCGTCCAGGGACTCAGCCAGATCCTCGACCCGTCGCTGACCGACAAGCAGCTGGGCGCCTCGCTCGCCCAGCTGGCGGAGCTGGCCAAGACCGGCGCCTACGACACCGCGATGATGGCGGTGCAGCCGGACGGCACGCTCGGCGCCCAGGCCGCCGGCAGCGTCGTCAAGGACGTACTGGGCGGCAACGTCAAGCAGACCGGCGGGAGTTCGGCGCAGGCCCGGGTGCAGATCCAGGACGCCACCGGCACCGCCAAGGCGGCCGACATCGCCCAGGCCGCGATCGTGAACGGCGGCACGTACGTGTACGTGCCCGGCGGCAAGGCGGCGAGCACCCAGCCGCTGTCCCAGGTGCGCTACGCCGACCCGGCCCGGCTCGCCGCGGCCAAGGACGTGGCCGCCACCCTGGGACTGCCGGCGAGCGCGGTGCAGCCGGGCACGGTGCCGTCCAACGCGGACGTCGTGGTCGTCCTCGGCAAGGACTACAAGCTGCCGTCGGACGACTGA
- the nadD gene encoding nicotinate-nucleotide adenylyltransferase, protein MSAAKKRIGVMGGTFDPIHHGHLVAASEVVSLFHLDEVVFVPTGQPWQKEDRKVSAAEDRYLMTVIATASNPQFSVSRSDIDRAGRTYTIDTLRDLRAEHPTADLFFITGADALSQIFSWRDAGELFSLAHFIGVTRPGHTLSDPGFPEGGASLVEVPALAISSTDCRQRVAKGDPVWYLVPDGVVRYIDKRALYRDATG, encoded by the coding sequence ATGTCCGCCGCGAAGAAGCGCATCGGCGTGATGGGCGGTACCTTCGACCCCATCCACCACGGGCACCTGGTGGCCGCGAGCGAGGTGGTCAGCCTCTTCCACCTCGACGAGGTGGTGTTCGTACCCACCGGGCAGCCCTGGCAGAAGGAGGACCGCAAGGTCTCGGCCGCCGAGGACCGCTATCTGATGACGGTGATCGCCACCGCCTCCAACCCGCAGTTCTCGGTCAGCCGCAGCGACATCGACCGCGCGGGCCGCACATACACCATCGACACCCTGCGGGACCTGCGCGCGGAGCACCCGACGGCTGACCTGTTCTTCATCACCGGTGCCGACGCCCTGTCGCAGATCTTCTCCTGGCGGGACGCCGGGGAGCTGTTCTCCCTGGCACATTTCATCGGCGTGACACGTCCGGGGCATACCCTGTCCGACCCGGGCTTCCCTGAGGGCGGGGCGTCACTGGTGGAGGTACCGGCGCTGGCGATCTCGTCCACGGACTGCCGCCAGCGGGTGGCCAAGGGGGATCCTGTCTGGTACTTGGTTCCGGACGGTGTGGTGCGCTACATCGACAAACGCGCGCTGTACCGGGACGCGACCGGGTAG
- a CDS encoding M48 family metallopeptidase, with the protein MSEAQGPQGPSEPREGPDGAPRDDRVSTEKLLPGRNRRRFPDISSRAYEHPADRSALVALRKLSGFDTVFKALSGLLPERSLRLLFLSDSVRVGDEQFAHLNAMLRDACAILDLDRPPLLYVSQNPQPNAMCIGMDEPIIVLTTGLVELLDEEEMRAVIGHEVGHALSGHSAYRTILLFLTNLALRVAWIPLGNLAVLALVTALREWFRTSELSADRAGLLVGQDVRASMRGLMKLAGGNHIHEMNVDAFLRQADEYEAAGDLRDSVLKILNVLPRSHPFTTVRAAELRRWAASRDYQRLMDGHYPRRSEDKDASVGETLKESAQHYADTVKQSKDPLIGLIRDLSNGAGGLGGRLRDRFTGAGAAAGPAEKPAEGPASGPSSGDPRPEG; encoded by the coding sequence ATGTCCGAAGCGCAGGGACCGCAGGGACCGAGCGAACCCCGGGAGGGGCCGGACGGGGCGCCGCGGGACGACCGGGTCAGCACCGAGAAGCTGCTGCCGGGCCGCAACCGCCGCCGTTTCCCCGACATCTCCTCACGGGCCTACGAGCACCCGGCCGACCGGTCCGCGCTGGTCGCTCTCCGCAAGCTGAGCGGCTTCGACACCGTCTTCAAGGCGCTGAGCGGGCTGCTGCCGGAGCGGAGCCTGCGGCTGCTGTTCCTGTCGGACTCGGTCCGGGTGGGCGACGAGCAGTTCGCGCATCTCAACGCGATGCTGCGCGACGCCTGCGCCATCCTGGACCTGGACAGGCCCCCGCTGCTCTACGTCAGCCAGAACCCGCAGCCGAACGCGATGTGCATCGGCATGGACGAGCCGATCATCGTGCTCACCACCGGCCTGGTGGAGCTGCTGGACGAGGAGGAGATGCGCGCGGTCATCGGCCACGAGGTGGGGCACGCGCTGTCCGGCCACTCGGCGTACCGCACGATCCTGCTGTTCCTGACCAACCTGGCGCTGCGGGTGGCGTGGATCCCGCTGGGCAATCTGGCGGTGCTGGCGCTGGTCACCGCGCTGCGCGAGTGGTTCCGCACGTCGGAGCTGTCCGCCGACCGGGCCGGGCTGCTGGTCGGCCAGGACGTGCGGGCCTCGATGCGCGGCCTGATGAAGCTGGCCGGCGGCAACCACATCCACGAAATGAACGTGGACGCGTTCCTCCGGCAGGCCGACGAGTACGAGGCGGCCGGCGATCTGCGGGACTCGGTGCTCAAGATCCTGAACGTGCTGCCGCGCAGCCACCCCTTCACCACCGTCCGCGCCGCGGAGCTGCGCCGGTGGGCCGCCTCCCGGGACTACCAGCGGCTGATGGACGGCCACTACCCGCGGCGCAGCGAGGACAAGGACGCCTCGGTCGGCGAGACCCTGAAGGAGTCGGCCCAGCACTACGCCGACACGGTGAAGCAGAGCAAGGACCCGCTGATAGGTCTGATACGCGACCTGTCCAACGGCGCCGGCGGCCTCGGCGGCAGGCTGCGCGACCGGTTCACCGGGGCGGGCGCCGCGGCCGGCCCGGCGGAGAAACCGGCCGAAGGACCGGCTAGCGGACCGTCGTCGGGGGACCCTCGGCCGGAGGGCTGA